A genomic segment from Aspergillus chevalieri M1 DNA, chromosome 7, nearly complete sequence encodes:
- a CDS encoding ubiquitin carboxyl-terminal hydrolase family protein (BUSCO:EOG09262QL6;~COG:Z;~EggNog:ENOG410PG9J;~InterPro:IPR033809,IPR001607,IPR001394,IPR038765, IPR028889,IPR013083;~MEROPS:MER0064621;~PFAM:PF02148,PF00443;~go_function: GO:0004843 - thiol-dependent ubiquitin-specific protease activity [Evidence IEA];~go_function: GO:0008270 - zinc ion binding [Evidence IEA];~go_process: GO:0000245 - spliceosomal complex assembly [Evidence IEA];~go_process: GO:0006397 - mRNA processing [Evidence IEA];~go_process: GO:0016579 - protein deubiquitination [Evidence IEA]), whose amino-acid sequence MSKRPADLPLEEGQPVGSPASKRARVEDELPEDDPRNGAVPAERASGQDLEQHDRNGKNVLAAADKEGEALNEVARDDEDESDIDEDAPAIAAPKRQFEPMEGYSDLYLDTVNRGILDFDFEKLCSVSLSNINVYACLVCGKYYTGRGPKSHAYFHALEVAHHVFINMGTKKVYVLPEGYEVKNRSLDDIKYVVDPHFAKEDVSKLDKEVRDAFDLAGNRYRPGFVGMNNIKANDYLNVVVQLLAHVHPIRNFFLLHEFPTPGTPQLALRFSTLVRKLWNPRAFRSHVSPHELLQEIALRSSKRFTLTQQSDPVDFLSWFLNNLHLSLGGSKKPSSTPTSVVQAAFQGHLKIESQAITAHSDTQNARLVFTESGTINSQTTPFLILTLDLPPTPLFQSSNRESIIPQVPLTNLLNKYNGITASEKLAHRVRHRLLHPLPPYLLFHVKRFSKNRFVSERNPTIVTFPSTRSLDMSPYVEPNPAIWPPGEPILYDLVANVILDPTVTAPGAREEAAEKGVNAASGVSSTGAGAGTERVNWLVQLHDKAMETENKRQASERGGEARGPEWLEVQDLVVKKAESETLFTKEGYLMVWERRKVPGMGNKKGKKAAR is encoded by the exons ATGTCAAAGAGACCGGCAGACTTACCGCTCGAAGAAGGCCAACCGGTCGGGTCTCCGGCCTCCAAAAGAGCTCGCGTGGAAGACGAACTCCCCGAAGATGATCCCCGCAACGGAGCTGTGCCTGCGGAACGCGCCAGCGGCCAGGACCTCGAACAACATGATCGCAATGGAAAGAATGTGCTAGCTGCGGCAGACAAGGAAGGAGAGGCATTGAATGAAGTTGCGCgggatgacgaggacgaaTCGGATATCGACGAGGATGCGCCGGCCATCGCGGCTCCGAAACGGCAGTTCGAACCTATGGAGGGATACAGTGACCTTTACCTTGATACGGTCAACCGCGGGATTCTTGACTTCGATTTCGAGAAGCTGTGCTCCGTTAGTCTGTCGAATATCAATGTTTACGCTTGTTTGGTTTGCGGGAAGTACTATACGGGTAGAGGGCCAAAGTCGCATGCCTATTTCCATGCTCTTGAGGTCGCGCATCACGTTTTTATCAACATGGGAACGAAAAAGGTGTATGTGTTACCAGAAGGATATGAGGTCAAGAATCGAAGTTTGGATGATATTAAGTACGTCGTGGATCCGCACTTTGCGAAGGAGGATGTCTCGAAGTTGGACAAGGAGGTTCGGGATGCTTTTGATCTAGCTGGAAACCGCTATAGACCGG GTTTTGTCGGCATGAACAACATCAAAGCGAACGATTATCTGAACGTGGTAGTTCAGCTCCTGGCGCATGTCCATCCCATTCGTAATTTCTTTCTCCTACACGAGTTTCCTACGCCAGGCACACCACAACTGGCACTTCGATTCAGTACTCTCGTCCGAAAACTTTGGAACCCTAGAGCATTCCGATCACACGTATCGCCACACGAACTGCTCCAGGAGATTGCATTACGGTCATCTAAGCGCTTCACGCTTACCCAGCAATCCGATCCAGTTGACTTCTTGTCCTGGTTCTTGAACAATTTGCATCTTTCCCTGGGAGGTTCGAAAAAGCCTTCGTCGACACCAACAAGCGTGGTTCAAGCGGCGTTTCAAGGTCATCTTAAAATCGAGAGCCAGGCCATCACGGCACATTCGGATACCCAGAATGCCCGTCTAGTGTTCACCGAGTCTGGCACTATCAACAGTCAAACCACGCCTTTCCTCATCCTCACACTTGATCTCCCACCAACGCCCCTCTTCCAGTCCTCCAACCGGGAATCGATCATTCCTCAAGTTCCTTTGACCAACCTACTGAACAAATACAACGGTATCACCGCATCCGAGAAACTCGCACACCGTGTCCGGCACCGCCTGCTACACCCTCTCCCACCTTATCTCCTCTTTCATGTCAAGCGCTTCAGCAAGAACCGCTTCGTCTCAGAACGGAACCCCACCATCGTCACCTTCCCCTCAACCCGCTCCCTCGACATGTCTCCCTACGTAGAGCCAAACCCCGCCATCTGGCCTCCGGGAGAACCCATCCTTTACGACCTCGTGGCAAACGTCATTCTCGACCCCACCGTCACCGCCCCCGGTGCTAGAGAAGAAGCAGCTGAAAAGGGCGTCAACGCTGCCTCTGGCGTCTCCTCGACCGGTGCCGGCGCCGGTACTGAGAGGGTCAATTGGCTTGTGCAGCTGCATGATAAAGCGATGGAGACGGAGAATAAGCGACAAGCGAGCGAGCGTGGTGGTGAAGCGAGGGGACCGGAATGGTTGGAGGTTCAAGATCTGGTTGTTAAGAAGGCGGAGAGCGAGACGCTTTTCACAAAGGAAGGGTATTTGATGGTTTGGGAGCGGAGGAAGGTTCCTGGGATGGGGAAtaagaagggaaagaaggcGGCTAGGTAG
- a CDS encoding uncharacterized protein (COG:C;~EggNog:ENOG410PVAE;~InterPro:IPR001030,IPR018136,IPR036008,IPR015931, IPR015928,IPR000573;~PFAM:PF00330,PF00694), translating to MSGMPWELVAPKVVGVRLTGQLQGWTSTKDIICKLAGILSVSGGKGRVIEFFGPGTETLGATAMATICNMSAEIGSTSCIFPHSEAIARYLSATGRAYAASAANGVKNVLLTADEGSDDYYDQVIEIDLTELEPHVNGPFTPDLAHPISQLKSAVSGSNWPKELSHAMVGSCTNSSYEDLDKARQLVRQARAAGLTSFKTPFLLTPGSEKIRATAEADGIFEELQDAGAVVLSSSCGPCVGSWDRKDVDVRGKERNSVISSFNRNFVGRHDSNPATHSFVTSPELVTAFAYAGRLDFNPITDNIPQEGNQEPFRFDPPVGRELPLDFETGAQTFQEPVADGSSESVIVDPQSDRLQLLTPFPPWQPGCADDMQLLIKVQGKCTTDHISPAGPWYKYRGHLENISNNMLTTATNAFLPSSPQMLGHTRHPLTSEVSVVPEVARDLQHHGIRWCIIGDHNYGEGSSREHAALEPRYLGGVAIIARSFARIHETNLKKQGMLPLTFDDVADYDRIKDGDRIQLIGVDEGELEPGRQVTMRVTPREGEAWETRLNHSYHSGQIRWLRAGSALNYIKGRAR from the coding sequence ATGTCCGGAATGCCATGGGAACTGGTGGCACCGAAAGTAGTCGGAGTCCGCCTCACAGGCCAACTTCAGGGCTGGACATCGACAAAAGACATCATCTGCAAGCTTGCTGGAATCCTCAGTGTATCTGGCGGAAAAGGACGGGTCATTGAGTTTTTCGGACCGGGAACTGAGACACTGGGTGCGACGGCTATGGCGACTATCTGTAATATGTCTGCTGAGATTGGGTCAACGTCGTGTATATTCCCTCACTCGGAGGCTATTGCGCGGTATCTCTCAGCGACTGGTCGTGCATATGCTGCTAGTGCGGCGAATGGGGTTAAGAATGTCCTTTTAACAGCAGACGAGGGATCAGATGACTACTACGACCAAGTCATCGAGATTGACCTGACTGAGCTCGAACCTCACGTCAACGGACCGTTCACGCCGGATCTTGCACACCCGATTTCGCAGTTGAAGTCCGCAGTGTCGGGCAGCAACTGGCCGAAGGAACTGAGCCATGCAATGGTAGGTAGCTGCACAAACAGCTCGTATGAGGACTTGGACAAAGCTCGTCAATTGGTTCGCCAGGCCCGTGCCGCGGGCTTAACCAGCTTCAAAACACCCTTCCTCTTGACACCCGGTAGCGAGAAAATCCGCGCTACGGCTGAAGCAGACGGGATATTTGAAGAGCTCCAAGATGCCGGGGCTGTCGTGCTCAGCAGTTCCTGCGGTCCTTGTGTTGGGTCCTGGGATCGAAAAGACGTTGATGTGCGcggaaaggagaggaactCGGTTATCTCCAGTTTCAACCGTAACTTTGTTGGCCGGCATGATAGTAACCCAGCTACTCATTCCTTCGTCACGTCGCCTGAATTAGTCACGGCGTTCGCATATGCGGGCCGTCTTGATTTCAACCCCATCACCGACAACATCCCTCAGGAAGGGAATCAAGAGCCCTTCCGGTTCGACCCTCCTGTTGGTCGTGAGCTTCCCCTTGATTTCGAGACAGGAGCACAAACCTTCCAAGAGCCAGTGGCAGACGGCTCTTCCGAATCAGTCATCGTCGACCCCCAGTCAGACCGTCTCCAACTCCTGACACCCTTCCCACCCTGGCAACCTGGATGCGCAGATGACATGCAACTCCTCATCAAAGTCCAAGGCAAATGCACAACAGACCACATCTCCCCCGCCGGACCCTGGTACAAGTACCGCGGTCACCTCGAGAATATCAGTAACAACATGCTCACAACGGCCACAAATGCTTTCCTCCCTAGCAGTCCGCAGATGCTGGGTCACACCAGACATCCCTTAACCTCTGAAGTCAGCGTCGTGCCCGAAGTAGCTCGTGATCTACAACACCATGGCATCCGCTGGTGTATCATCGGCGACCATAACTACGGCGAAGGCTCCTCGCGCGAACATGCTGCCCTTGAACCGCGGTATCTAGGCGGAGTTGCTATCATCGCTCGCTCGTTCGCGCGGATCCACGAGACGAATCTGAAAAAGCAGGGCATGTTGCCGCTTACTTTTGACGATGTTGCTGATTATGATAGGATCAAGGATGGGGATCGGATTCAGTTGATTGGGGTGGATGAGGGTGAGTTGGAGCCTGGGAGGCAAGTTACTATGAGGGTTACCCCGAGGGAGGGAGAGGCTTGGGAGACGAGGTTGAATCATAGTTATCATAGTGGGCAGATTCGGTGGCTGCGGGCGGGGAGTGCGCTGAATTATATCAAGGGTAGGGCTCGGTAG
- a CDS encoding sugar porter family MFS transporter (COG:G;~EggNog:ENOG410PJ3A;~InterPro:IPR005829,IPR005828,IPR003663,IPR036259, IPR020846;~PFAM:PF00083,PF07690;~TransMembrane:12 (i24-41o72-91i103-123o129-150i162-180o200-217i291-315o327-347i359-378o390-413i425-445o457-479i);~go_component: GO:0016020 - membrane [Evidence IEA];~go_component: GO:0016021 - integral component of membrane [Evidence IEA];~go_function: GO:0022857 - transmembrane transporter activity [Evidence IEA];~go_process: GO:0055085 - transmembrane transport [Evidence IEA]) produces the protein MGAGGGGLSKDALQRVPLPARKSYIWLATIWASYCGGLHGFNTANISGAMKLDPFVKEFGWTDIPEDTESNYKGWVVSSMILGQVLGVIIAGPLGERRGRKPVILLSAVFYTIGSILMAVNFGSLSELLVGRVLSGIGSGSGMSVGPIYISEVAPLELRGMMTTFYNVNIMAGVAGSYWINYASQSVIPAESNWQWRVTMILQLIPAIMLFLGLPFFPESPRYQMMRGRIEAAKTSLSRLRGGLDENNEYFAKELAELRAKMTANAESQGAWDATKHLMKLCVHHPPTRKVVLFVTLIQLFFIFSGGNSITYYAPTILQSIGLNDRQVLLFTAVYGCIKLASVFLYAFALTDRFGRRPLLLIGSTTNLICLIYLAAFLGTSDISASPSPAAWVAIVAICIFAIGYGFGWAPAFSLTTSEICPTSIRGTVVSIAFIFQNLLNFGITRGFPNMTLSMHSYGPFALFAAFTFVGTVWVFFAFPECKGRSMEGTDELFSLPWWKIGFARVPEGGGGSGVVGKEFEGDLERQLSGVSVGEKLREERIENVVERRT, from the exons ATGGGCGCTGGCGGCGGTGGTCTTTCCAAAGATGCCTTACAGCGCGTCCCCCTTCCTGCGAGAAAGTCGTATATCTGGCTGGCGACAATTTGGGCGTCGTATTGCGGGGGATTGCATGGGTTTAACACGGCAAATATCTCTGGGGCGATGAAGCTGGATCCGTTTGTGAAGGAGTTTGGGTGGACGGATATTCCTGAGGACACGGAGTCGAATTATAAGGGATGGGTTGTGTCGTCGATGATATTG GGCCAAGTTCTTGGTGTCATTATCGCAGGTCCTCTCGGCGAACGACGCGGACGTAAGCCGGTTATCCTCTTGTCGGCTGTATTCTATACGATTGGTTCTATCCTCATGGCTGTCAACTTTGGATCCCTGTCTGAGTTGTTGGTCGGGAGAGTCCTGTCTGGAATCGGCTCCGGTTCTGGGATGTCAGTTGGCCCTATTTACATATCCGAAGTAGCTCCATTGGAGCTTCGAGGGATGATGACAACATTCTACAACGTCAATATCATGGCTGGTGTCGCCGGGAGCTACTGGATAAACTACGCTTCCCAGTCTGTCATACCAGCGGAGTCCAACTGGCAATGGCGAGTCACCATGATCCTGCAACTGATCCCGGCCATCATGCTATTCCTGGGTCTACCGTTCTTCCCCGAAAGCCCCCGATACCAAATGATGCGCGGTCGCATCGAAGCAGCCAAAACCAGCCTTTCCCGACTTCGCGGCGGCCTCGACGAAAATAACGAATACTTCGCCAAAGAATTGGCCGAACTCCGTGCCAAAATGACCGCCAATGCAGAATCTCAAGGCGCCTGGGACGCCACAAAGCACCTAATGAAACTCTGTGTCCACCACCCCCCAACCCGCAAAGTCGTCCTCTTCGTAACCCTAATCCAGctgttcttcatcttctccggcGGAAACTCTATCACTTACTACGCCCCTACCATCCTCCAGTCCATCGGCCTCAACGACCGCCAGGTCCTCCTCTTCACGGCCGTCTATGGCTGTATCAAGCTAGCCTCTGTGTTTCTATACGCATTTGCATTAACAGACCGTTTCGGCCGCCgccccctcctcctcatcggcTCAACAACAAACCTAATCTGCCTGATCTATCTCGCCGCCTTCCTAGGCACATCCGACATCTCCGCATCCCCCTCCCCAGCAGCATGGGTCGCCATCGTCGCAATCTGCATCTTCGCAATCGGCTACGGCTTCGGGTGGGCGCCCGCGTTCTCGCTAACAACATCCGAGATCTGCCCGACAAGTATCAGGGGCACAGTGGTGAGCATCGCATTCATATTCCAGAATCTGCTGAATTTCGGAATCACGCGCGGGTTTCCGAATATGACGTTGAGTATGCATTCGTATGGCCCATTTGCATTGTTTGCGGCGTTTACGTTTGTCGGGACGGTTTGGGTCTTCTTTGCGTTTCCCGAGTGTAAGGGGAGGAGTATGGAGGGGACGGATGAGTTGTTTTCGTTGCCGTGGTGGAAAATTGGATTTGCGAGGGTGCCGGAGGGGGGTGGGGGTAGTGGTGTCGTGGGTAAGGAGTTTGAGGGTGATTTAGAGAGGCAGTTGTCTGGTGTTAGTGTTGGTGAGAAGTTGAGGGAAGAGAGGATTGAAAATGTGGTGGAGCGGAGGACATAA
- the RRP9 gene encoding ribosomal RNA-processing protein RRP9 (COG:A;~EggNog:ENOG410PFHE;~InterPro:IPR036322,IPR001680,IPR019775,IPR020472, IPR039241,IPR017986;~PFAM:PF00400;~go_function: GO:0005515 - protein binding [Evidence IEA];~go_function: GO:0034511 - U3 snoRNA binding [Evidence IEA];~go_process: GO:0006364 - rRNA processing [Evidence IEA]), giving the protein MSSFFTVPASQKKRKREDRAAAPGSKKRGVDANGDSGAKGRGARKQRDESVSGSDIDEDEASTASRSEDESGSDDEDETAAERRLKLAERYLENVRDEVDEVGFDAAEIDRDLIAERLKEDVDEFKGRGYRQIASDLAFSSASHSLFRADTQSTTSIAVHAPFVYTVSKDKALIKWELASPENHTPSSENSKRPPRPQRKKPKKVKYVRGVQKVEETGEEHGHTKNILSLAVSPSGKFLATGGEDNKLIIWDAATLTPLKTFTQHRDTVSGLAFARHISTMSSGEQLFSGSYDRTIKVWSVSSAGHAYVETLFGHQDNVASVAAMTIDQCVSVGARDRTARLWKVVEEAQLVFRGGASKNAAYHENNLDCIAPLPPNHFVTGSDSGSLALWSIHKKKPLHVIPLAHGLDPVPPLEDLSSELDQQTAGTNSRHLRPMPRWITALTTVPGTDIVLSGSWDGWIRAWKISEDKKVILPLGTVGGGASSEPDTPSFQLKQNLAFDATNDDDNMAIDNFPVSQSSAAKEAEPLIKGVINDIAVFERRNDTARPDQPLESKSKSKSKPKPKESETRGLCVVAAVGKEHRLGRWKCYANSSNADSIPEGRNGAVVFEVPFASDQTKKASS; this is encoded by the exons ATGTCGTCGTTTTTCACAGTACCCGCTTCCCAGAAAAAGCGAAAGAGGGAGGACCGCGCCGCAGCTCCGGGCTCGAAGAAGCGAGGTGTTGATGCAAATGGCGATTCGGGCGCCAAGGGTCGAGGCGCAAGGAAACAGAGAGATGAATCTGTCTCGGGGAGCGACattgacgaagacgaagccaGCACAGCATCAAGGTCCGAGGATGAGAGTGGCTcggacgacgaagacgagacGGCCGCCGAACGGAGGTTGAAGCTTGCGGAACGATATCTGGAAAATGTCCGAGACGAAGTGGATGAGGTGGGCTTCGACGCGGCCGAGATTGACCGAGACTTGATTGCGGAGAGGTTAAAAGAGGATGTG GATGAATTCAAAGGACGGGGATACCGTCAAATTGCTTCGGATTTGGCATTTTCATCAGCATCCCACTCGTTATTCCGTGCAGATACCCAGTCGACTACCTCTATTGCCGTCCATGCGCCGTTTGTCTACACCGTTTCTAAAGATAAGGCCTTGATCAAATGGGAACTCGCTAGCCCTGAAAATCATACACCCTCGTCGGAAAATTCGAAACGACCCCCACGGCCGCAGCGAAAGAAGCCTAAGAAAGTGAAGTACGTCCGAGGTGTGCAAAAGGTGGAGGAGACTGGTGAAGAGCATGGCCATACGAAGAACATTCTGTCGCTTGCTGTGTCGCCATCTGGGAAGTTTCTGGCTACCGGTGGAGAGGACAATAAGTTGATCATCTGGGACGCAGCGACATTGACGCCATTGAAGACCTTTACGCAACATCGGGACACGGTTAGCGGACTTGCCTTTGCCCGGCACATCTCTACCATGAGCTCGGGTGAACAGTTGTTCTCTGGATCGTATGACCGTACGATCAAGGTATGGTCGGTGAGCAGTGCTGGGCATGCTTATGTGGAAACTCTCTTTGGACACCAAGACAATGTCGCTTCGGTGGCGGCCATGACTATCGACCAATGTGTCAGTGTCGGCGCCCGCGACCGCACTGCTCGACTGTGGAAGGTGGTGGAAGAAGCACAGCTCGTCTTCCGCGGTGGGGCTTCCAAGAATGCAGCTTATCACGAAAACAACCTGGACTGCATTGCCCCTCTCCCACCTAACCACTTTGTCACTGGCTCCGACTCGGGCTCTTTGGCCCTGTGGTCCATCCACAAGAAGAAGCCGCTACATGTCATCCCTCTCGCTCACGGCCTCGACCCTGTACCTCCCCTCGAAGATCTCTCCTCCGAACTTGATCAGCAAACAGCTGGGACTAATTCCCGACACCTCCGCCCCATGCCCCGCTGGATCACCGCGCTCACTACTGTTCCTGGCACGGATATCGTCCTCAGCGGCAGCTGGGACGGTTGGATCCGAGCATGGAAAATCTCCGAAGACAAGAAGGTCATCCTCCCGCTGGGCACGGTAGGCGGTGGCGCCTCCTCGGAACCCGATACCCCCTCTTTCCAACTGAAGCAGAACCTCGCATTCGACGCTACGAATGACGACGACAACATGGCAATTGACAACTTTCCTGTATCGCAGTCGAGTGCTGCCAAGGAAGCCGAACCACTTATCAAGGGCGTCATAAACGACATTGCCGTCTTCGAACGCCGGAACGATACCGCCAGACCAGACCAACCTCTCGAGTCCAAGTCCAAGTCCAAgtccaagcccaagcccaaggaATCCGAGACAAGAGGCTTGTGTGTTGTCGCTGCCGTCGGGAAAGAACACCGTCTTGGACGCTGGAAATGCTACGCGAATAGTTCTAACGCCGATTCTATTCCTGAAGGCCGGAATGGCGCTGTGGTGTTTGAAGTTCCTTTCGCGTCTGACCAGACGAAGAAGGCTTCTTCGTAG
- the pre1 gene encoding proteasome core particle subunit beta 4 (BUSCO:EOG09263WSS;~COG:O;~EggNog:ENOG410PHXK;~InterPro:IPR035206,IPR016050,IPR029055,IPR001353;~MEROPS:MER0002676;~go_component: GO:0005839 - proteasome core complex [Evidence IEA];~go_function: GO:0004298 - threonine-type endopeptidase activity [Evidence IEA];~go_process: GO:0051603 - proteolysis involved in cellular protein catabolic process [Evidence IEA]): MEVLLGITGKDFVILAASKASMRGPTIIKAEDDKTRQLNKNTVMAFSGEAGDTGEWNIRKVGLSKLIHLSWIVQFAEYIQANIQLYTMRNDAELSPNAVAHFVRGELARSLRSRSPYMVNLLLGGMDPISQEPSLYWVDYLASLAPVPYAAHGYAQFYCLSILDKHHHPDINLEQGLKLLGMCTDELKRRLPIDYKGVLVKVISKDGVKEVDFDNNRIVTSA, encoded by the exons AT GGAGGTTCTACTTGGTATCACCGGCAAGGACTTTGTCATTCTGGCCGCCTCCAAGGCCTCAATGCGCGGACCGACAATTATCAAGGCTGAGGATGATAAGACACGGCAGTTGAACAAGAACACCGTCATGGCTTTCTCGGGGGAGGCGGGAGATACAGGTGAGTGGAACATACGGAAAGTAGGACTATCCAAGCTAATCCATCTGTCTTGGATAGTGCAATTCGCCGAATACATCCAAGCAAACATCCAACTATACACGATGCGGAACGACGCCGAACTAAGTCCTAACGCGGTGGCCCACTTTGTCCGGGGAGAATTGGCACGAAGTTTGAGATCGCGGAGTCCTTACATGGTCAACTTGCTGCTTGGTGGAATGGATCCGATTTCACAAGAACCGAGTCTGTATTGGGTGGATTACTTGGCGTCGCTGGCTCCGGTGCCTTATGCCGCCCACGGTTACGCACAGTTCTattgcttgtccattctcgaCAAACACCACCATCCCGATATTAATCTGGAGCAAGGCTTGAAGCTCCTCGGGATGTGTACCGACGAACTGAAGCGCCGACTGCCGATCGACTACAAGGGT GTTCTGGTCAAGGTGATCTCGAAAGACGGCGTGAAAGAAGTAGACTTTGACAATAACCGAATCGTCACGAGCGCTTAA